A stretch of the Hydra vulgaris chromosome 09, alternate assembly HydraT2T_AEP genome encodes the following:
- the LOC136085488 gene encoding general transcription factor II-I repeat domain-containing protein 2-like: MTQMLMELNLKLQGKDQLISKLFENVETFVLKLKLLKQQLSSKVLVHFKALSERNINTIDSERYCTLILKLIDEFDTRFCDFKKEKNELDLFAHPFSIKAETVRNEFQMELIELQNNKDLKEAYKEVELLEFYKKYMSIEVFPHLCRHAIKYFSLFGSTYNCEHYSQK; this comes from the coding sequence ATGACTCAGATGTTAATGGAATTAAATCTTAAGTTGCAGGGTAAAGATCAACTTATTagtaaattgtttgaaaatgtagaaacatttgttttaaaattaaaacttctgAAACAACAATTAAGTTCTAAAGTACTTGTCCATTTTAAGGCATTATCAGAAAGAAATATTAATACAATTGACTCTGAAAGATATTGtactcttattttaaaattaattgatgaATTTGACACAAGATTCTGtgattttaaaaaggaaaaaaatgagTTAGACTTATTTGCGCATCCATTTTCCATCAAAGCTGAGACAGTTAGAAATGAATTTCAAATGGAATTAATAGAATTGCAAAACAATAAAGATCTTAAAGAAGCCTACAAAGAAGTAGAATtgttagaattttataaaaaatacatgagCATTGAAGTTTTTCCTCATTTGTGCAGACatgctattaaatatttttcactttttggaAGCACTTACAACTGCGAACACTATTCTCAAAAATGA
- the LOC136085489 gene encoding general transcription factor II-I repeat domain-containing protein 2A-like, with the protein MTSAKRRRCDTESGHGGRVFNPSWTTDYFVHERSNSIICLICLEKIAVCKSYNVNRHYTTKHAVSYDKFKGQFRIDKIELLKKTFLAQQSVMKTKVISSYSATKISFLMAEAIAKSGKPFCTGDLLKNCLKIFCKEICPEKTPTVEDLNLSHQTIAGGVEDLSKNIELSLKEKLNKREAYSLALDESTDRGDTAQLAIFIRGITSNFEVIEELLDINHMKDTTRGEDILSEVKKTLVKFELPEKKLCGVTTDGASALTGKNIGFIALLKKSINHEIISYHCIIHQEQLCAKVLEMKNVMELVIHTVNFIRNRGLNHRQFKQLLESCGSEAEDVIYFSQVRWLS; encoded by the coding sequence atgacTTCAGCTAAAAGACGTAGATGTGATACTGAAAGCGGTCATGGGGGTCGTGTATTTAATCCTTCTTGGACAACTGACTATTTTGTACATGAACGAAGTAATTCGATTATATGTCTAATTTGTTTGGAGAAAATTGCCGTGTGTAAAAGTTATAATGTGAACAGGCACTACACTACAAAACATGCTGTAAGTTATGACAAATTTAAAGGCCAATTTCGAATTGATAAGATTGAATTGTTGAAGAAAACTTTTCTTGCACAACAATCAGTGATGAAAACTAAAGTGATTAGCTCTTACAGTGCtaccaaaataagttttttaatggcAGAAGCTATTGCAAAAAGTGGTAAACCTTTTTGTACTggagatttattaaaaaactgtttaaaaatattttgtaaagagATATGTCCTGAAAAAACACCTACTGTTGAAGATCTTAACCTCTCACACCAGACTATTGCTGGAGGAGTTGAAGAtctatcaaaaaatattgaattatcattaaaagaaaaattaaataaacgtGAAGCCTATAGTCTGGCACTGGATGAATCAACAGACAGAGGTGATACTGCTCAGCTAGCCATTTTTATTAGAGGTATAACTAGTAACTTTGAAGTAATTGAAGAACTGTTAGATATTAATCATATGAAGGACACAACAAGAGGAGAAGATATTCTCTCTGAAGTGAAAAAAACATTGGTGAAATTTGAATTACCAGAAAAGAAACTTTGTGGTGTCACTACAGATGGAGCAAGTGCACTAACaggaaaaaatattggatttatTGCATTACTTAAGAAATCCATTAATCATGAAATTATTTCATATCACTGCATTATACACCAAGAGCAGTTATGTGCAAAAGTATTGGAGATGAAGAATGTTATGGAACTTGTTATTCATACTGTTAACTTTATAAGAAATCGTGGCCTTAATCACAGACAGTTCAAACAATTACTTGAAAGTTGTGGTAGTGAGGCTGAAGATGTAATTTATTTCAGCCAGGTTAGATGGCTTAGTTGA
- the LOC105848249 gene encoding synaptotagmin-14 codes for MWPYSLEMCNCFGEKEKSDEGYGLYDQHSDEEWDDLEESHESLTSPSDDLIVPPDETHPNDIQIVITESPIISTKKEKNNQLKSMLKRIKTPLKSVRFHSEKSSLVKNSLDTLYASTGSTLHRTFSTDSFASGVSSVTTNFEEFGEELSPCRVQVFIHYDPKEWVLVVGAKQAQCFISTNKDKMYWQVHMTLLPFKKDRYKSRYKSTSTPIFNESFQIHKISSNSLNQISVRYRIYGRVGRTGRKKLAGETDVELSMLTRMKDNTLKDWRVLKRKTVPLNKRESNV; via the coding sequence ATGTGGCCTTACTCCCTGGAGATGTGTAATTGTTTtggtgaaaaagaaaaaagtgatgAAGGTTATGGTCTGTACGATCAGCATAGTGACGAAGAATGGGATGATCTGGAGGAATCACATGAGTCACTAACAAGTCCTAGTGATGATTTAATAGTTCCCCCAGACGAAACACATCCAAATGATATACAAATCGTTATCACTGAGTCACCAATTATTtccacaaaaaaagaaaaaaataatcaattaaagTCAATGTTAAAAAGAATCAAAACGCCTTTAAAGAGTGTGCGTTTTCATTCTGAAAAATCATCGTtagtaaaaaattcattagaCACATTATATGCATCTACAGGATCGACTCTTCATCGAACTTTTTCAACAGATAGCTTTGCTTCTGGAGTTTCGTCAGTTACTACAAATTTTGAGGAATTTGGCGAAGAGCTATCTCCATGCCGTGTTCAAGTATTTATTCACTATGATCCAAAAGAATGGGTTCTGGTTGTTGGTGCAAAACAAGCTCAATGCTTTATATCTACTAATAAGGATAAAATGTATTGGCAAGTGCACATGACacttttaccttttaaaaaagatagatatAAATCAAGGTATAAATCAACATCTACACCTATATTTAACGAGAGTTTCCAAATTCATAAAATATCTAGTAATTCATTAAATCAGATTTCTGTTCGATATCGTATTTACGGTCGTGTTGGTCGTACTGGACGAAAAAAATTAGCTGGCGAGACAGATGTAGAGTTGTCTATGCTAACCCGTATGAAAGATAATACTTTAAAAGACTGGCGAGTATTAAAAAGGAAAACAGTTCCTTTAAACAAACGAGAAtcaaatgtttga